One genomic region from Haloterrigena gelatinilytica encodes:
- a CDS encoding sulfatase has product MAESVDSSDSADVDAASANGRDPKSHPTVRNVALVVLDTARSTSTGPETTPALNRLADDGTVFDSAFATAPWTLPSHASMFTGTYPSEHGTHGGHTYLDDELRTLPESFADSGYETIGVSNNTWITEEFGFDRGFDDLRKGWQYIQSDADMGAVVRGEDLREKLQATRNRLFDGNPLVNAANILYSEALQPAGDDGSDRSTAWIADWLDDRDDDRPFFLFCNFIEPHVEYDPPREYAERFLPDGASVDEALAIRQDPRAYDCEDYHLSERDFDLLRGLYRAELAYVDEQLGRLREALEDAGEWEDTLLVVCGDHGEHIGEHGFFGHQYNLYDTLINVPLVCHGGPFTDGGRREDLVQLLDLPATLLETAGIDDPELRTQWSSRSFHPASDDDPRDAVFAEYVAPQPSIDRLEARFDDLPDRVYEYDRRLRAVRTREYKYVRGDDGYDRLHDVETDPLEREDLSGRERERVRAMQRRLEERFDPLAEAGASGEVEMREGTKERLADLGYL; this is encoded by the coding sequence ATGGCTGAGTCAGTCGATTCATCCGATTCTGCAGATGTCGACGCAGCGTCGGCCAACGGACGTGATCCGAAGTCACATCCCACCGTGCGGAACGTCGCGCTCGTCGTCCTCGATACGGCGCGTTCGACGAGCACCGGTCCGGAGACGACGCCGGCGCTGAACCGACTCGCCGACGACGGCACCGTTTTCGATTCCGCCTTCGCGACTGCCCCCTGGACGCTCCCGTCTCACGCCTCGATGTTCACCGGGACCTACCCCTCCGAGCACGGCACCCACGGCGGCCACACCTATCTCGACGACGAGTTGCGGACCCTCCCGGAGTCCTTCGCTGACTCCGGATACGAGACGATCGGCGTCTCGAACAACACCTGGATCACCGAGGAGTTCGGCTTCGACCGGGGCTTCGACGACCTCCGGAAGGGCTGGCAGTACATCCAGTCCGACGCCGACATGGGCGCCGTCGTTCGCGGCGAGGACCTCCGGGAGAAACTGCAGGCGACCCGCAACCGGCTCTTCGACGGCAATCCGCTGGTCAACGCCGCGAACATCCTCTACAGCGAGGCCCTCCAGCCCGCGGGCGACGACGGCTCCGACCGGTCGACGGCCTGGATCGCCGATTGGCTCGACGACCGCGACGACGACCGACCGTTCTTCCTGTTCTGTAACTTCATCGAGCCCCACGTCGAGTACGATCCGCCCCGCGAGTACGCCGAGCGGTTCCTCCCCGACGGCGCGAGCGTCGACGAGGCGCTCGCCATCCGACAGGATCCCCGCGCCTACGACTGCGAGGACTATCACCTCTCCGAACGTGACTTCGACCTGCTTCGCGGGCTCTACCGGGCCGAACTCGCCTACGTCGACGAGCAGCTCGGACGGCTCCGAGAAGCCCTCGAGGACGCCGGCGAGTGGGAGGACACCCTGCTCGTCGTCTGCGGCGACCACGGCGAGCACATCGGCGAACACGGCTTCTTCGGCCACCAGTACAACCTCTACGACACCCTGATCAACGTCCCGCTGGTCTGTCACGGCGGTCCCTTCACCGACGGCGGGCGGCGCGAGGACCTCGTCCAGTTGCTCGACCTCCCCGCCACGCTGCTCGAGACCGCCGGTATCGACGACCCCGAACTGCGTACGCAGTGGTCCAGCCGCTCGTTCCACCCCGCGTCGGACGACGACCCCCGAGACGCCGTCTTCGCGGAGTACGTCGCCCCACAGCCCTCGATCGACCGCCTCGAGGCCCGCTTCGACGACCTTCCCGACCGCGTCTACGAGTACGACCGACGCCTCCGGGCCGTCCGCACGCGCGAGTACAAGTACGTCCGCGGCGACGACGGGTACGACCGACTCCACGACGTCGAGACCGACCCGCTCGAGCGCGAGGATCTCTCTGGCCGCGAGCGCGAGCGGGTCCGAGCGATGCAGCGGCGCCTCGAAGAGCGGTTCGACCCGCTCGCCGAGGCCGGCGCGAGCGGCGAGGTCGAGATGCGCGAGGGGACCAAGGAGCGACTCGCGGATTTGGGCTACCTGTAG
- a CDS encoding sulfatase family protein — MPPHIVLVHCHDLGRYVGCYGAAVDTPRIDALAASGVRFDRHFVTAPQCSPSRSSLMTGRHPHQNGMLGLAHGNWEVGPHERFLPELLGEAGYETHRFGLQHVTEHPDRLGFDRSHSDEPLTDEVPTSVHETSRAREVSEDVATFLESGDYEDPFFASVGFFELHRVEENGGFGFESERYEGPDPNDVAPLEFLPDRPGIRSDIAEMNGMVRAIDDGVGTIVDALETAGLAEDALLVFTTEHGLAMPRAKGCCFDAGLEAALLMAQPGTLEAGRVVDDLVSNVDVFATLLDIADAPIPGVDTDGDDIAGRSFGPLLFEDEDAYDPRDRVFSGMTWHDRYNPIRSIRTDRWKYIRNFWHLPVVYMTTDVFCSAAGRELHEEYYGRQRPYEELYDLEADPLERENLAAGDGPDDPATATVRDELREELLEWMAATDDPLLEGPVLPNNWETVHPRLADDRDDIWS; from the coding sequence ATGCCACCGCATATCGTGCTGGTTCACTGCCACGACCTGGGGCGGTACGTCGGGTGTTACGGCGCGGCCGTCGACACCCCCAGGATCGACGCGCTCGCGGCCAGCGGCGTTCGGTTCGATCGGCACTTCGTGACCGCCCCGCAGTGTTCGCCGAGTCGCTCGAGTCTCATGACGGGACGGCACCCGCACCAGAACGGGATGCTCGGGCTCGCCCACGGCAACTGGGAGGTCGGCCCTCACGAACGGTTCCTGCCCGAACTCCTCGGCGAGGCCGGCTACGAGACCCACCGCTTCGGTCTCCAGCACGTCACCGAACACCCCGACCGACTCGGCTTCGATCGGAGCCACAGCGACGAGCCCCTGACGGACGAGGTCCCGACGTCGGTTCACGAGACCTCCCGTGCACGCGAAGTCTCCGAGGACGTCGCGACGTTCCTCGAGTCGGGCGACTACGAGGACCCGTTCTTCGCGTCGGTCGGCTTCTTCGAACTCCACCGCGTCGAGGAAAACGGCGGCTTCGGGTTCGAGAGCGAGCGCTACGAGGGTCCCGATCCGAACGACGTCGCCCCGCTCGAGTTCCTGCCGGACCGGCCCGGAATCCGGTCGGATATCGCCGAAATGAACGGCATGGTCCGAGCGATCGACGACGGCGTCGGCACGATCGTCGACGCCCTCGAGACCGCGGGACTGGCCGAGGACGCTCTCCTCGTGTTTACGACCGAACACGGGCTGGCCATGCCGCGAGCGAAGGGCTGTTGTTTCGACGCCGGCCTCGAGGCAGCGCTGCTGATGGCCCAACCGGGAACCCTCGAGGCGGGGCGGGTCGTCGACGACCTCGTGAGCAACGTCGACGTCTTCGCGACGCTGCTGGATATCGCGGACGCGCCGATCCCCGGCGTCGACACCGACGGCGACGATATCGCCGGCCGGAGTTTCGGGCCGCTGCTGTTCGAAGACGAGGACGCGTACGACCCGCGCGATCGGGTCTTCTCGGGGATGACCTGGCACGATCGATACAACCCGATCCGGTCGATCCGCACGGACCGCTGGAAGTACATCCGGAACTTCTGGCACCTACCCGTCGTCTACATGACGACGGACGTCTTCTGCAGCGCGGCCGGCCGCGAGCTACACGAGGAGTACTACGGCCGGCAGCGGCCCTACGAGGAACTGTACGACCTCGAGGCCGATCCGCTCGAGCGGGAGAACCTCGCGGCGGGGGACGGGCCCGACGACCCGGCCACCGCGACCGTCCGCGACGAACTGCGCGAGGAACTGCTCGAGTGGATGGCCGCCACCGACGATCCGCTGCTCGAGGGCCCCGTCCTGCCGAACAACTGGGAGACGGTCCACCCGCGGCTGGCGGACGACCGCGACGACATCTGGTCGTAA
- a CDS encoding RNA-guided endonuclease InsQ/TnpB family protein produces MEYRRTAVIKLDTPEGADASLRETVEQFKHCANTASEWCWHGDDGYHVTSKAKAERALYDRLRDETDLTANLVQKGIRRAVEAIKSGVERLKCGENTSQPHFSADSAVYDKRSATFHRDHVSLSTVDGRVECDYILPDDSETPPTKYVSEDFEFRMAHLQYRNGDWYLHASMRNVEADEESPESESKHRTVLGVDLGVNNLAVASTGRFWSADEFNHWRREYEKRRASLQQCGSRHAHENIESVGRKEYGRFEIHLHTVANELIEEAVENDCSHIVFEDLTHIREKIPEANDDNRSGESFECQQCGYENHADYNASKNIGLQYLRRRQNAGDGGAPVDVRLNRGTLNVSGEYVPPASVEA; encoded by the coding sequence GTGGAATACCGTCGCACCGCCGTCATCAAACTCGACACTCCCGAAGGTGCCGACGCATCCCTTCGAGAGACTGTCGAGCAGTTCAAACACTGCGCCAACACCGCGAGCGAGTGGTGCTGGCACGGCGACGACGGATACCACGTCACTTCCAAAGCCAAAGCCGAACGCGCCCTCTATGACCGACTCCGCGACGAAACTGACCTAACTGCGAACCTCGTCCAGAAAGGGATTCGCAGGGCGGTCGAAGCCATCAAAAGCGGAGTCGAACGGCTCAAATGTGGCGAGAACACGTCGCAACCGCACTTTTCTGCCGATAGCGCGGTGTACGACAAGCGGAGTGCGACGTTCCACCGTGACCACGTTTCCCTTTCGACTGTGGACGGACGCGTTGAGTGCGACTACATCCTCCCCGACGACTCGGAGACGCCACCCACCAAGTACGTCTCCGAGGACTTCGAGTTTCGGATGGCGCACTTGCAGTACCGCAACGGTGACTGGTATCTCCACGCTTCAATGCGGAACGTCGAGGCAGACGAGGAATCGCCCGAATCCGAGTCCAAGCACAGAACAGTCCTTGGTGTGGATTTGGGCGTGAACAACCTCGCTGTTGCTTCAACGGGACGATTCTGGTCGGCAGACGAGTTCAACCACTGGCGTCGAGAGTATGAGAAGCGTCGTGCATCCCTACAGCAATGCGGGTCTCGCCACGCTCACGAGAACATCGAGTCAGTCGGGCGGAAAGAGTACGGACGCTTTGAGATACACCTGCACACGGTGGCGAACGAGCTTATCGAGGAGGCCGTCGAGAACGACTGTTCGCACATCGTGTTCGAGGACTTGACCCACATTCGGGAGAAGATTCCCGAAGCGAACGACGACAATCGGTCGGGCGAATCATTCGAGTGTCAGCAGTGCGGGTATGAGAACCACGCCGACTACAACGCTTCCAAGAATATTGGCTTGCAGTATCTCCGTCGCAGGCAAAACGCAGGTGACGGAGGCGCACCCGTAGATGTGCGCTTGAATCGCGGGACGTTGAACGTGAGCGGGGAGTACGTGCCTCCTGCCTCTGTTGAGGCATAG
- a CDS encoding nucleoside hydrolase: MSRPVLIDTDPGCDDAVALLATLEHDALEVVELTTVHGNASVDDTTRNARAILEAVDRTDVPVARGADRPLLVDLDTSEEIHGEGGLRGDLPDPGPATEPGDVHAARRIVEQARAHDGDLALAAIGPLTNVALAHAMEPALPELLDDLLVMGGAAFTSGNVTPLAEANFHSDPHAARRVVRDCEPTIVGLDVTARAAVPPERIAGLTRDAPLGRALSEWLTYYDADRLERYGIDAAAIHDALVLAELIDDGVLETASYPMEVGTDGDLARGALVVDENGVTGDAATGEVAVEADYERYRELMSASLERVLERVGAELSG, from the coding sequence ATGAGCCGCCCCGTGCTGATCGATACGGATCCGGGTTGTGACGACGCCGTGGCGCTCCTGGCCACCCTCGAGCACGACGCCCTCGAGGTCGTCGAACTGACGACCGTCCACGGGAACGCGTCGGTCGACGACACGACGCGAAACGCCCGCGCGATCCTCGAGGCGGTCGACCGGACGGACGTCCCCGTCGCGCGGGGCGCCGACCGACCGCTGCTGGTCGACCTCGACACGTCCGAGGAGATCCACGGCGAGGGCGGGCTCCGCGGCGACCTTCCAGATCCGGGGCCGGCGACCGAGCCGGGCGACGTCCACGCCGCACGGCGCATCGTCGAGCAGGCCCGCGCCCACGACGGCGACCTCGCGCTCGCGGCGATCGGCCCGCTGACGAACGTCGCGCTCGCCCACGCGATGGAACCAGCCTTACCCGAGTTGCTCGACGACCTGCTCGTCATGGGCGGCGCGGCCTTTACGTCGGGAAACGTCACGCCGCTGGCGGAGGCGAACTTCCACTCCGACCCCCACGCCGCCCGCCGGGTCGTCCGGGACTGCGAGCCGACGATCGTCGGGCTGGACGTGACGGCGCGAGCCGCGGTCCCGCCCGAACGAATCGCAGGGCTCACTCGAGACGCGCCGCTGGGACGGGCGCTCTCCGAGTGGCTCACCTACTACGACGCCGACCGCCTCGAGCGCTACGGCATCGACGCCGCCGCGATCCACGACGCGCTCGTGCTCGCCGAACTGATCGACGACGGCGTGCTCGAGACCGCGAGCTACCCCATGGAGGTCGGAACGGACGGCGACCTCGCGCGGGGCGCGCTGGTCGTCGACGAGAACGGCGTGACCGGGGACGCGGCCACCGGCGAGGTGGCGGTCGAGGCCGACTACGAACGGTATCGAGAACTGATGAGCGCGTCGCTCGAGCGCGTTCTCGAGCGGGTCGGCGCGGAGCTAAGCGGATGA
- a CDS encoding potassium channel family protein gives MSADEGGVLSKRPLLRRALLPMVAFVGVVAVTIAGFVALAGVDIVEAAYWLITPENIGIHFRGNEGPETVTKGFAVVSRLAQIVTGLWIGQTVASALFGGQLTEELKRVTQEKKIATFSDHVVICGYGMFGETVAYQLNEAGTDVVVIEQDDDKVSQVERDGHLVVDGDARQEPTLERAGIEDAATVVAAIDDSNVNLQISVLASQLAPDATLIVRVGEQTYASTARRAGADTVVIPEIMSGSDIAGELTD, from the coding sequence ATGTCCGCCGACGAGGGCGGGGTGCTGTCGAAGCGGCCGCTGTTGCGACGAGCGCTGTTGCCGATGGTCGCGTTCGTCGGAGTGGTCGCGGTGACCATCGCCGGCTTCGTCGCGCTCGCCGGGGTCGATATCGTCGAAGCGGCCTACTGGCTGATCACGCCGGAGAACATCGGGATCCACTTCCGGGGCAACGAAGGGCCGGAGACGGTGACCAAGGGGTTTGCCGTGGTCTCCCGACTGGCCCAGATCGTTACCGGGCTCTGGATCGGCCAGACCGTCGCGTCGGCCCTGTTCGGGGGACAGCTCACGGAGGAACTCAAACGCGTGACCCAAGAGAAGAAGATAGCGACGTTCTCCGACCACGTGGTGATCTGTGGCTACGGCATGTTCGGAGAGACCGTCGCGTACCAGTTGAACGAAGCGGGAACGGACGTCGTCGTCATCGAGCAGGACGACGACAAAGTGAGTCAGGTCGAACGCGACGGCCACCTCGTCGTCGACGGCGACGCGCGCCAGGAGCCGACCCTCGAGCGCGCCGGGATCGAGGACGCGGCGACCGTCGTCGCGGCGATCGACGACTCGAACGTCAACCTCCAGATCAGCGTCCTCGCGAGCCAGCTCGCGCCCGACGCGACGCTCATCGTCCGCGTCGGCGAGCAGACGTACGCGTCGACGGCCCGCCGCGCGGGCGCCGACACCGTGGTCATCCCGGAGATCATGAGCGGGAGCGACATCGCCGGCGAACTGACGGACTGA
- the truA gene encoding tRNA pseudouridine(38-40) synthase TruA: MPTRAFRIAYDGTGYHGFQRQPDVPTVEDAIFDALRDLGVLAADADRPDGYAAAGRTDAGVSALAQTVALEAPDWLTPRAVNGELPADIRAWAAADPSPEFHATHRAERREYVYHLHAPAADSRRRDRAAPASDRAGGRGSLSQDAVDDDRFRAACEALSGSHDFHNLTPDDRNTERSPTLEATRDGDFLVVTVTAGGFARELVRRLVSLARAVGTGDAPLEKIDRAFDPEPLPGHEGVAPAPPEPLVLTAVDYPDLAFEIDETAAASAREIFRERRIERRTRARVAGQIADGVR; the protein is encoded by the coding sequence ATGCCGACCCGCGCGTTCCGGATCGCTTACGACGGCACCGGCTACCACGGCTTCCAGCGCCAGCCCGACGTCCCGACCGTCGAGGACGCGATCTTCGACGCCCTGCGCGATCTCGGGGTCCTCGCCGCGGACGCCGACAGACCCGACGGCTACGCCGCCGCGGGGCGGACCGACGCCGGCGTCTCCGCGCTCGCCCAGACGGTCGCCCTCGAGGCGCCCGACTGGCTGACGCCGCGGGCCGTGAACGGCGAACTCCCCGCCGATATCCGCGCGTGGGCCGCCGCCGACCCGTCCCCGGAGTTTCACGCGACTCACCGCGCCGAGCGCCGCGAGTACGTGTATCACCTGCACGCGCCGGCGGCGGACTCGCGTCGACGCGACCGAGCCGCACCAGCGAGCGATCGCGCCGGCGGTCGAGGCTCCCTCAGCCAAGATGCCGTCGACGACGACCGCTTTCGGGCCGCCTGCGAGGCTCTCTCCGGCAGCCACGACTTCCACAACCTCACGCCGGACGACCGGAACACCGAGCGCTCGCCGACCCTCGAGGCGACCCGCGACGGCGACTTCCTCGTCGTAACCGTCACCGCCGGCGGCTTCGCCCGCGAACTCGTCCGCCGGCTGGTCTCGCTCGCCCGCGCGGTCGGGACCGGCGACGCGCCCCTCGAGAAGATCGACCGCGCGTTCGACCCCGAACCCCTCCCCGGCCACGAGGGAGTCGCGCCGGCGCCGCCGGAGCCGCTGGTCCTGACCGCCGTCGACTATCCCGATCTCGCCTTCGAGATCGACGAGACGGCGGCCGCGAGCGCCCGCGAGATCTTCCGCGAGCGCCGGATCGAGCGCCGGACGAGGGCTCGAGTCGCGGGCCAGATCGCGGACGGCGTCCGGTGA
- a CDS encoding NifU family protein, protein MSESAQSPEDEVREAVSLFLQRNFPQIQAHGGDSSITAVDLEDGHVEINLTGACSGCGVSPMTTQAIQRRLPGEIDEIDYVSVTTGFDGLSEGTSRDISDDVPF, encoded by the coding sequence ATGAGCGAGTCCGCCCAATCCCCGGAAGACGAGGTTCGCGAAGCCGTCTCGCTGTTCCTCCAGCGCAACTTCCCCCAGATTCAGGCCCACGGCGGCGACTCGTCGATCACCGCCGTCGACCTCGAGGACGGTCACGTCGAAATCAATCTGACCGGCGCCTGTAGCGGCTGCGGCGTCAGTCCGATGACGACCCAGGCGATCCAGCGTCGCCTCCCCGGCGAGATCGACGAGATCGACTACGTCTCGGTGACGACCGGCTTCGACGGCCTCTCGGAGGGAACCTCCCGAGATATCTCGGACGACGTGCCGTTCTGA
- a CDS encoding M28 family metallopeptidase translates to MNESEPTLERALGRAWTDDRAWTLLTRLTELPHRMGGSPAERRAAEIVRETLSDAGLGDVQVQEFPMQYWERGSTEFAVVGGEHGGDDEPDRREIPDRSFEAIALPYSPAGDVEGPLVDVGYGTPEEIADAELQGAIAVASTTTPRDQRFVHRMEKFGHAVAAGAEAFVFANHVSGQLPPTGALTFDAEAAAPGVGVSAETRDWLTDYAERGARARIRVDATTTDGSSRNVHGVFGPETDEEVLVVAHYDAHDVTEGALDNGCGIATVAGATAILSALEEDLDCRVRIAGVGCEEIGLLGAEAMAEKLDLESVRAVVNVDGAGRFRNLRALSHGSEDLEELAEDVTSTAGQPVVHEPDPHPFSDHWPFLRAGVPALQLHSEPPEGGERGRGWTHTTADTRDKVDRRNLREHAVLTALLVRELTRTDVARIEAGDLRERLREQEYEPGMRAADIWPDSWD, encoded by the coding sequence ATGAACGAGAGCGAGCCGACGCTCGAGCGCGCGCTCGGTCGCGCCTGGACCGACGACCGAGCCTGGACGCTGCTGACGCGGCTGACCGAACTGCCACACCGGATGGGCGGCTCGCCCGCCGAGCGCCGCGCGGCCGAGATCGTCCGCGAGACGCTCTCAGACGCGGGCCTCGGGGACGTGCAGGTACAGGAGTTCCCGATGCAGTACTGGGAACGGGGCTCGACCGAGTTCGCCGTGGTCGGCGGCGAACACGGGGGAGACGACGAACCGGACCGCCGCGAAATCCCCGATCGCTCCTTCGAGGCGATCGCGCTCCCGTACTCGCCGGCCGGTGACGTCGAGGGGCCGCTGGTCGACGTCGGCTACGGCACCCCCGAGGAGATCGCGGACGCCGAGTTGCAGGGGGCGATCGCCGTCGCCAGCACCACGACGCCGCGTGACCAGCGGTTCGTCCACCGGATGGAGAAGTTCGGCCACGCGGTCGCCGCGGGCGCGGAGGCCTTCGTCTTCGCCAACCACGTGTCCGGACAGCTGCCGCCGACGGGTGCGCTGACGTTCGACGCCGAGGCCGCCGCCCCCGGCGTCGGCGTCAGCGCCGAAACCCGCGACTGGTTGACCGACTACGCCGAACGGGGCGCTCGAGCCCGGATCCGCGTCGACGCGACGACGACGGACGGCTCGAGTCGGAACGTCCACGGCGTTTTCGGGCCGGAAACGGACGAGGAGGTGCTCGTCGTCGCCCACTACGACGCCCACGACGTCACCGAGGGCGCGCTCGACAACGGCTGCGGGATCGCGACCGTCGCCGGCGCGACGGCGATCCTGTCGGCCCTCGAGGAAGACCTCGACTGCCGGGTCCGGATCGCGGGCGTCGGCTGCGAGGAGATCGGCCTGCTGGGCGCCGAAGCGATGGCCGAGAAACTCGACCTCGAGTCGGTTCGCGCGGTGGTCAACGTCGACGGCGCGGGCCGGTTTCGCAACCTGCGCGCGCTCTCCCACGGCTCAGAGGACCTCGAGGAACTGGCCGAGGACGTGACGTCGACCGCGGGCCAGCCGGTCGTCCACGAGCCGGACCCTCACCCGTTCAGCGACCACTGGCCGTTCCTGCGGGCGGGCGTGCCGGCGCTGCAACTCCACAGCGAACCCCCCGAGGGCGGCGAGCGCGGCCGCGGCTGGACGCACACGACGGCCGATACGCGCGACAAAGTCGATCGGCGAAACCTGCGCGAACACGCCGTGTTGACCGCGCTACTGGTGCGAGAGCTCACCCGAACCGACGTGGCGCGGATCGAGGCGGGCGACCTTCGCGAGCGACTGCGAGAACAGGAGTACGAGCCGGGGATGCGCGCCGCCGATATCTGGCCCGATTCGTGGGACTGA
- a CDS encoding oxidoreductase produces MNTSDDSLFDSVDLGDETLPNRVGLAPMTRTSATADGRATTEMARYYAKFARGGFSFLITEGTYPDEAYGQGYDDQPGIANDDHVEAWRRVTDAVHDEGAPIFAQLMHAGALSQGNRYADERLAPSAVRPKGEQLEMYGGRGEFPEPRAATEEDIDDVIENFATAAERAVDANFDGVEVHGANGYLLDQFLTTYTNERDDEYGGDVENRIRLTAEVLEAVRAATPDGFVVGVRISQSKVNDPDYRWPGGEDDAAVIFERLTDAGADYLHVTEEDVTTPAFESGPTLTELADRYGDVPVIANGALEDPDAARATVDEGADLITLAKGALANPDWPQRVAEDRPLEDFDFQRILQPDATIDESEVPEPADADD; encoded by the coding sequence ATGAACACTTCCGACGACAGCCTGTTCGATTCGGTCGACCTCGGCGACGAAACGCTACCGAATCGGGTCGGTCTCGCACCGATGACCCGAACCAGTGCGACGGCGGACGGCCGCGCGACGACCGAGATGGCGCGCTACTACGCGAAGTTCGCCCGCGGCGGCTTCTCGTTTCTCATCACCGAGGGGACCTATCCCGACGAGGCGTACGGGCAGGGGTACGACGACCAACCGGGAATCGCGAACGACGACCACGTCGAGGCGTGGCGGCGGGTTACCGACGCCGTTCACGACGAGGGCGCGCCGATCTTCGCCCAGTTGATGCACGCCGGCGCGCTCTCGCAGGGGAACCGCTACGCCGACGAGCGGCTCGCACCGTCGGCGGTCCGACCGAAGGGAGAGCAACTCGAGATGTACGGCGGTCGCGGCGAGTTTCCGGAGCCCCGCGCCGCGACTGAGGAGGACATCGATGACGTGATCGAGAACTTCGCTACTGCGGCGGAGCGCGCGGTCGACGCGAACTTCGACGGCGTCGAAGTCCACGGCGCGAACGGCTACCTGCTCGATCAGTTCCTCACGACGTACACCAATGAACGTGACGACGAGTACGGCGGCGACGTCGAGAACCGAATCCGCCTGACGGCGGAGGTCCTCGAGGCGGTCCGGGCCGCGACGCCCGACGGGTTCGTCGTCGGCGTTCGGATCTCCCAGAGCAAGGTCAACGATCCCGACTACCGGTGGCCCGGCGGCGAGGACGATGCAGCAGTCATCTTCGAGAGACTCACCGACGCCGGCGCCGACTACCTCCACGTCACCGAGGAGGACGTGACGACGCCCGCCTTCGAGAGCGGGCCGACGCTCACGGAACTCGCCGACCGATACGGCGACGTCCCGGTGATCGCCAACGGCGCGCTCGAGGATCCCGACGCGGCGCGCGCGACCGTCGACGAGGGCGCCGACCTGATCACCCTCGCGAAGGGCGCACTCGCCAACCCCGATTGGCCCCAGCGCGTCGCGGAGGACCGTCCGCTCGAGGACTTCGACTTCCAGCGCATCCTCCAGCCGGACGCCACCATCGACGAGTCCGAGGTGCCCGAACCGGCGGACGCGGACGACTAG